CTTTTATCAGTGCAAGAACTGTGGTGCGGTATATTGTGCCGATTGCAGGAGAAAGTTTGGGAGAAAGGGAGGTTTTCTAGGATTCGGAGCGAAGCCAGCATGTCCTAGATGTGGAAGTACAGAGTGGAGGAAAGTTTAAACCCTTTTTACTTTTTTATTTTTCATTTTTGCAATTCCTCGTATCCACCATGGATTGTGTCTTGTAAGGTAAAAGAAAAGAATCATCCGTAAATGACTTCATGTGACATTATGCTCTGCAACAGCTTCTTCTCATTGCCGAGCACTTTATCTACTGCCTTAAGGAAGTCTTCCTGGGTTACGTATGTTCTTCTCTCCCTTATCGCGAACATACCAGCTTCTGTTGCTATAGCCTTCAAATCGGCTCCACTCGCACCTTCAGTCATCTCCGCTATCACCCTCAGATCAACGTTCTTGAGTTTCATCCTCCTCGTGTGAACCTTGAGTATCTCAAGTCTTCCCTCAAAGTCCGGCAATGGAACTTCGATAAGCCTATCAAATCTACCCGGTCTGAGCAAGGCTGGGTCAAGAATGTCGGGTCTATTTGTAGCGGCTATGACCTTTACATTCCCTCTCGGGTCAAAGCCATCCATCTCGGCTAGGAGTTGCATCAGGGTTCTGTTTACTTCTCTTTCTCCTCCCGTTGTTTCGTCCATTCTCTTTGCACCAATGGCATCTATCTCGTCAATGAATATTATACTTGGAGCTTTCTCCTTTGCTAACTCAAAGAGCTCATGAACTAATCTAGCTCCCTCTCCTATGTACTTTCTAACGAGCTCGCTTCCAACGACCCTAATGAACGTTGCGTTTACCTCATGGGCTAAAGCTTTGGCCATTAGCGTTTTTCCACATCCTGGGGGTCCATATAGGAGAACTCCCTTTGGTGGATCTATTCCTACCTCTTCAAAGAGTTCTGGATGCTTCAAAGGCAGTTCAATTGCCTCTCTCAGCTCTTGCAACTGCTTCTTCAATCCACCTATGTCGTTGTAAGTGACATTGGGCCTCTCTATGACCTCAAATCCAAGAACTGCTGGATCCTTTGAGGATGGTAATATCTCTATCACGGCCATTGTCCTCTGGTCAAGTGCAACCCTCGTTCCTGGCCTGAGCTTCTTTCTGTCTATCCATGGCGCTATCCTAACGACGAACCTAGGCCCATTATAGTTCTGAACTATGGCTCTATCATCATCGAGAACCTCGATGACAGTTCCGGCAAAGGCGGGTGGTTGCCTCAATCTTGCCATCTCGCTCCTAAGTCTAGAGAGCTCTCTCTCAAGCCTCTCCTTATCAGCTTCAAGCATTCTCACTTGAAGTTCAAGTTGCCTGATTCTCCTTTTTAAATAAGTGATGTAATCATCATAATTCCCCTCGAATTGAACTTCGTCTCCGCTCATTATACTCACCTCTTACCAAGATGAAGTTACAACTTTCCTGCCTTATAAAGGTTTGTTTGAAAACGGAGAAATGGTCAAGTTTGTTCCCCCAAGAATTCAAGAGCCTTCTCGCTTTTCTTATCAAAAAGGACGAGGAGATCTTCTTTAACTCTAATGGTGACCTTTTCCCCGAATGTGAAATGCTCCCCTTCAGGTGCAAACACCTTGACTATGGAATCATTGACAGAAATTGTGACTATCTGTTCTCTTCCCAGTGGTTCAAATGAGTAAACCTCCCCTATGATTCCCTCCGATGTTCCCTTTACGACCTCAGCATCGTGTGGCCTAAAGCCTATTATTACATCCTTTACACCCGTCCTCTCTACGATCTCCTTGTAGTGGGCTGGTATTGGAAGTGAGCTCTCACCTGTTATGACGAGCCTACCGTCCTCCACCTTAGCTTCAATGAAGTTCATTGGTGGGTTACCCAAGAATCCACCTACGAATTTGTATTTTGGCTTGTAGTACACCTCATCAGGTGTCCCCACCTGAAGTATTTTGCCCTCCCTTATTACCGCTATCCTATCTGCCATTGCCAGAGCTTCGGCCTGATCATGGGTCACATAAACTGTTGTTATCCCAAGTTCCTTCTGAAGCCTCTTCAGTTCGGCCCTAACTTCAAGCCTTAGAAGGGCATCTAAGTTGCTGAGAGGTTCGTCCAGTAGTAGGACTTCCGGTTCCTTTACCAAGGCCCTTGCTATTGCCACCCTCTGCTGTTGACCTCCACTCAGTTGCCATGGGTACCTCTCGAGGAGATTCTCTATGTGAAGCATCTTTGAAACCTCTCTAACCTTCCTATCTATCTCCTCTTTTGGAACCTTTCTTAGCTCCAATGGAAAGGCAATATTTTTGTAGACTGTCATGTGAGGGTAAAGTGCCCAGTTCTGGAAGACAAGACCAACATTCCTGTCCTTTGGTGGCAGCTCGGTTACGTCCCTTTCGTCGAAGTATATCCTCCCAGAGGTGGGCCTGTATATACCTGCGATCGTATAAAGTAAGGTGGATTTTCCGCTTCCAGATGGTCCGAGGAGTGCCATGAACTCTCCATCCTTTATCTCGAGATTTATATTGTCTAAGGCAGTGAAGTTTCCAAACTTCTTGACTATATTCTCGAGCTTTATATTGACCACTCACACCACCCCCTCTCTCATCCTTTAATACCACCTGAGTAACCTTTGAGGAGGATCTGTTGGGCCGTCAGGAAGAATATTATCGTTGGTAGAAGGTATAGAGTTCCTGCAGCGGCTATCATTGGCATATGCGTATACTCTGCCTCTATATTGGCCTCTATGAATGTTGCAAGGGTTTGATCGATGAGGAATGTTCTCACATAGATTATGTCTTGCCACCCGGCTAAGAATGAAAACAGGGCAACTGCCAAGATTCCTGGCTTTATAAGGGGTAGCATTATCTTCCTCCAGACGGTTATCCTGGACGCCCCATCTATAATTCCAGACCATTCAAACTCCCAGGGAATCGTGTCGAAGAATCCTTTCATGAGCCATACGGACATTGGAACTTCAAGGGCAGCCCTTGCAAATATCACATATATGAAGGAGTATAATCTAACAAGATTCTGCTCTCCAGGAAATGAAACCCTATAGAGGAGGTAAACTCCAACGATTAAAGCCACCCCAGGAAATGCGTGAAGTAACATGAGTGAAACTATTAGCGGTTTTCTCCCTCTGAAATCCATTCTTGAGAGAGCATATCCAGACATTATGCTGACAAGCGTTACTAGACCTGAAACTCCCAGAGCCACTATTAGCGTGTTCAGGACTATTCTTGCCATGTTGACCCTAACTCCACCCGTGATTGCAAGCTTGCCCCTAATCACGTTTATCCAGTTCTCTATAGTTAGGTGAGCCTGCCTAAAATCGAAGTTCGTAATCATAGTTGTGCTAAAACTTGAGAGTACTAGGAGAGTAAATCCAATCAGGAGGGGTAGAGTTGCTAGGAATATTGCGAGGATTATTATCAGCTCTCCTCTTCTTTCCCTTGTTTCAACGTCTTTCATCATAGATCACCCCTGGGCTTCCTTATCATCTCTTCAAATTTCAGAACCTTCAAAGTTATCAACCCGCCTATGATTCCTAAGATTGAGAGAATTACTGCTGCAGCGGCTGCAAGCCCCTGATCTTGTTCTCCCCTTCCAAATGCAGTGTTGAAGACGTAAAGTGCAAGGGTCGTTCCATAGTCCCTATCAACAAGATCCCATTCCACCAGGAGGAAGAGATGAGGATATGTTGTTAAGAGGCTTAGGAACTGCCAAGTTAAAACGTAGAGGAAGTGCCATTTCATTAACGGAAGGAGAATCCTCTTGGAAATCTCCCAAGCTGAAGCTCCATCAACTCTTGCGGCTATCACGAGTTCTTTTGGAATCTGATTTAAGGCAGAGGTGAAGACTATCATTCCAAAGCTAACGCCAACAAGTCCATTAACAAATATTATGATGCTCCAAGCACCCCAGGGAATTATTTGACCCCAAGGGATTGGATCATGAATTAGCCCTAATTTAAGGAGGATAGCATTCAACGTTCCTATCTTACTCCCATGGAAGAAGTAGTACCAGACAAGACTGTAAACTGCTATGGGAGACATTCTTGGAAGTAGCCACAGCAACCTAAACACGCTTCCAGGTCTCTCGCTCATGAAGAATGTTCCAAGTGCAAGTCCTAGGCCACCGAGAACGTTAATTGTTAGTGTTATAAGCACGAAAACAATTGTGGTCAAGACAACGGCCTTGAAAGTTGGATCGTACCTAAACATGTGAATCAGTCTTTCATAATTGTAAGCCCCAACGAAATCCCCCAAATATCTCTCAACGTTCCAGTTCCTCATCCCCGTGAAGCTGATATAAATTGTTAACACAAGGGGGATAACGTAGAATAACACCACCATAAACAGCATTGGAAAGAGGAAAAAGGAAAGAGTTCGAATCCTATCTTTACTCATTCAATCACCCCTGGGGAACTTCCAGTCCTTTGGTATCTCACCCACTATCTCGACGTTCTTTGAGAGCTCTATGTCGGCCTTTATCTTGTCCTCTATGTACTTCACGGCTTCTTCGGGTGTCATTTCTCCCCTTAGCACCTTGTCTACTGCTTCCTTGAATATATCAGCTAACGCTGGATACTTTGGATGAGCTGGGGTTAAGTGCGTGTATTCGAGCATGTAGCTAACATCAGCTAAGAACTGGGCATTTATCGGGTTAACGGTCTTTGCGACTATGTCCCTTATGTTGTCCTTAACCTCTGGGGCAAGATCGAGGTCGAGGTTCTTGAGTTTGTTAAGCCAGTTCTGATCCTTAATAAGCTCTGCCGCTGCCTTTCTGACAGGTAGGTGGGCAGATATTACGCTGTGAATTGCATTTATCTCTGGATCGCTGGCCTTGACGATCATTAGGAATGCAAGTTCGTGATAAATCTCCTTTAACTCCTCATACTTAGGATTGAGTTGGCCAGCCTTTGAGTTTATCATCCAGATGAATGGCTGACTTAGGGTCACTGGCTTGTCTCCCTTTTCTCCGGCTGGGAATAGTGTGTATGCGAACCACTCCTTAACTTCCTCTGGCTTAAGTGGCCTAGGTGTTCCCTCCTTGCTGTAATATTTCTTAGTCTGCCATTCCGTCCAGTACCATGTTCCTCCTATGTCAAATAGTGTTCTTCCCTCTACAATCGTTGGGTGTATCTGCTTTGCCCAATCCCAGCTCATTATGTCCTTTGGTAATAATCCATCTTGGGCGAACTTCCACTCCACGTAGAGCCACTTGTAAACAGCTGGAACATCAAGAACAAGCTTGCCTGTGTTCTCATCGTATAGCTTGCCTCCAAATGCGAAGATGAATTGTATCAAATCTGGATGTGCTGAGCCTTTCCTGTGTATCAGACCCCACTCTGCACAATCCTTTTCTTTGGCCTTCTTGGCCCAGTAATAAACGTCACTCCATGTGAATTCTC
The window above is part of the Pyrococcus sp. NA2 genome. Proteins encoded here:
- a CDS encoding proteasome-activating nucleotidase; amino-acid sequence: MSGDEVQFEGNYDDYITYLKRRIRQLELQVRMLEADKERLERELSRLRSEMARLRQPPAFAGTVIEVLDDDRAIVQNYNGPRFVVRIAPWIDRKKLRPGTRVALDQRTMAVIEILPSSKDPAVLGFEVIERPNVTYNDIGGLKKQLQELREAIELPLKHPELFEEVGIDPPKGVLLYGPPGCGKTLMAKALAHEVNATFIRVVGSELVRKYIGEGARLVHELFELAKEKAPSIIFIDEIDAIGAKRMDETTGGEREVNRTLMQLLAEMDGFDPRGNVKVIAATNRPDILDPALLRPGRFDRLIEVPLPDFEGRLEILKVHTRRMKLKNVDLRVIAEMTEGASGADLKAIATEAGMFAIRERRTYVTQEDFLKAVDKVLGNEKKLLQSIMSHEVIYG
- a CDS encoding ABC transporter ATP-binding protein, producing MVNIKLENIVKKFGNFTALDNINLEIKDGEFMALLGPSGSGKSTLLYTIAGIYRPTSGRIYFDERDVTELPPKDRNVGLVFQNWALYPHMTVYKNIAFPLELRKVPKEEIDRKVREVSKMLHIENLLERYPWQLSGGQQQRVAIARALVKEPEVLLLDEPLSNLDALLRLEVRAELKRLQKELGITTVYVTHDQAEALAMADRIAVIREGKILQVGTPDEVYYKPKYKFVGGFLGNPPMNFIEAKVEDGRLVITGESSLPIPAHYKEIVERTGVKDVIIGFRPHDAEVVKGTSEGIIGEVYSFEPLGREQIVTISVNDSIVKVFAPEGEHFTFGEKVTIRVKEDLLVLFDKKSEKALEFLGEQT
- a CDS encoding carbohydrate ABC transporter permease, whose product is MKDVETRERRGELIIILAIFLATLPLLIGFTLLVLSSFSTTMITNFDFRQAHLTIENWINVIRGKLAITGGVRVNMARIVLNTLIVALGVSGLVTLVSIMSGYALSRMDFRGRKPLIVSLMLLHAFPGVALIVGVYLLYRVSFPGEQNLVRLYSFIYVIFARAALEVPMSVWLMKGFFDTIPWEFEWSGIIDGASRITVWRKIMLPLIKPGILAVALFSFLAGWQDIIYVRTFLIDQTLATFIEANIEAEYTHMPMIAAAGTLYLLPTIIFFLTAQQILLKGYSGGIKG
- a CDS encoding carbohydrate ABC transporter permease, which translates into the protein MSKDRIRTLSFFLFPMLFMVVLFYVIPLVLTIYISFTGMRNWNVERYLGDFVGAYNYERLIHMFRYDPTFKAVVLTTIVFVLITLTINVLGGLGLALGTFFMSERPGSVFRLLWLLPRMSPIAVYSLVWYYFFHGSKIGTLNAILLKLGLIHDPIPWGQIIPWGAWSIIIFVNGLVGVSFGMIVFTSALNQIPKELVIAARVDGASAWEISKRILLPLMKWHFLYVLTWQFLSLLTTYPHLFLLVEWDLVDRDYGTTLALYVFNTAFGRGEQDQGLAAAAAVILSILGIIGGLITLKVLKFEEMIRKPRGDL
- a CDS encoding extracellular solute-binding protein yields the protein MKWKGLILVGLLLFAVVASGCIGGGTETQAPTKVELTGDFTKDVIEIGKVLEKNGINEVKFSAWGSGDPNSVMRVYGIVDAAYKINRIWEQNGIKVKITVSIKYDQDPNSQYKEFLSKQPLGQAGDFFANGYVVLPNLAEEGYILDITEYAKAYQDLINDFYPSLLNAAKYKGKLYGLPQDTEARPLYIRKDVAKCVGLDVSTLPEKVKAGEFTWSDVYYWAKKAKEKDCAEWGLIHRKGSAHPDLIQFIFAFGGKLYDENTGKLVLDVPAVYKWLYVEWKFAQDGLLPKDIMSWDWAKQIHPTIVEGRTLFDIGGTWYWTEWQTKKYYSKEGTPRPLKPEEVKEWFAYTLFPAGEKGDKPVTLSQPFIWMINSKAGQLNPKYEELKEIYHELAFLMIVKASDPEINAIHSVISAHLPVRKAAAELIKDQNWLNKLKNLDLDLAPEVKDNIRDIVAKTVNPINAQFLADVSYMLEYTHLTPAHPKYPALADIFKEAVDKVLRGEMTPEEAVKYIEDKIKADIELSKNVEIVGEIPKDWKFPRGD